One Aegilops tauschii subsp. strangulata cultivar AL8/78 chromosome 7, Aet v6.0, whole genome shotgun sequence genomic window carries:
- the LOC109780371 gene encoding protein GLUTAMINE DUMPER 6-like — protein sequence MRLIREGEALVGIAGAPAATGLGHGVHPGLWRTPMPYLFLGFALMMGLIVVALLVLVCTRRKLSGSSRRGSTAEDASARRMVPLDREPKVVVIMAGDDMPSFLASARPFAFPDAVEPPRQADAV from the coding sequence ATGAGGCTGATCAGAGAAGGCGAGGCGCTGGTGGGCATCgccggggctccggcggcgaccGGCCTCGGCCACGGCGTGCACCCGGGGCTGTGGAGGACGCCGATGCCGTACCTCTTCCTCGGCTTCGCGCTCATGATGGGGCTCATCGTGGTGGCGCTGCTCGTGCTCGTCTGCACGCGCCGCAAGCTGTCAGGATCATCGCGGCGGGGGAGCACCGCCGAGGACGCGTCGGCCCGCAGGATGGTGCCGCTCGACAGGGAGCCCAAGGTCGTCGTCATCATGGCTGGCGACGACATGCCGTCCTTCCTCGCCAGCGCCAGGCCGTTCGCGTTCCCTGACGCCGTCGAGCCGCCACGCCAGGCAGACGCGGTCTAA